CGCATCTGCGGCGGATCGGCTTTCCCGAGGGACCGGGCCAGTCACATCTTTCGGGCGAGAACAGCCCAGACCGACACCTGCTCGTCCACCAGCCCGTGGTCCACGGCGGCGTCGGGCCGCCATCGGTGCGCCGCGACGATCCCGGGCTCGACCAGCTCCAACCCCTCCACGAACCGAGCCACCTCGGCACGGCTACGCGGCGCCGCCGCGATACCCCGGTCCCGGTAGGTCTCGGCGAGCTGCCCGATGGCCTCGGCGTCGAAGTCCGCGGTCACCTGCGACAGCGCCAGGTAGCTACCCGAGGGCAACGCCTCCAGCAGCCGGCGCACCACACCGAGCGGGTCGGACTCGTCGGGCACGAAATGCAGCACCGCTATCAGCGTCAACGCCACCGGCCGAGACAGATCCAACGTGGCTCGGACCTCCGCCGAGGCCAGGATCCGCTCCGGGGCCAGCAGGTCACAGTCCAGATAGGCGGTGCGTCCCTGCGGCGAGCTGGTCAGCAACGCACGAGCATGCGCCAGCACGAGCGGGTCGTTATCCACGTACACCACCGCCGCCTCCGGCCGCACGCCCTGAGCGACCTCATGCAGGTTCGGAGACGTCGGAATCCCTGTACCCACATCCAGAAACTGCGTGACCCCCGCTTCCCTGGCCAGGTAGCGCACAACCCGGTGCAGGAACCGCCGATTCGCCCGCGCCGCCTCCGCGACATGCGGGAACACTTTCAGCGCCGCCTCGGCGGCTTCCCGATCCGCTACGAAGTGATCCTTCCCATCCAAGAAATAGTCGTAGATCCGCGCCGAATGAGGAACGGTGGCATGCAATTGAGTAGATGCTAGAGGAAACGGAATGTCGTTCACGGAACTTCCTTGGTTAAACTGCAAATGATAGGTACTGACTG
This is a stretch of genomic DNA from Parafrankia discariae. It encodes these proteins:
- a CDS encoding SAM-dependent methyltransferase — encoded protein: MNDIPFPLASTQLHATVPHSARIYDYFLDGKDHFVADREAAEAALKVFPHVAEAARANRRFLHRVVRYLAREAGVTQFLDVGTGIPTSPNLHEVAQGVRPEAAVVYVDNDPLVLAHARALLTSSPQGRTAYLDCDLLAPERILASAEVRATLDLSRPVALTLIAVLHFVPDESDPLGVVRRLLEALPSGSYLALSQVTADFDAEAIGQLAETYRDRGIAAAPRSRAEVARFVEGLELVEPGIVAAHRWRPDAAVDHGLVDEQVSVWAVLARKM